A genomic segment from Spinacia oleracea cultivar Varoflay chromosome 3, BTI_SOV_V1, whole genome shotgun sequence encodes:
- the LOC130468980 gene encoding protein MAIN-LIKE 2-like, whose protein sequence is MGIWLQTGLVDFWRAMGGTSRRIGIKPRLWALLERWWDTTNTFHMAWGEITITPFAFSMITGLPFSERNVTFDSELTWRSAAARDLLGPVVDLLDDDTHSSVTVITDAIRGVGVSAEQRVRLFLLALVSRVVAPRRNSRVHIRFLSVLQDLRAVSSYNWGGLAYSHLLYEMKWASRTAPESEPSIAALWSVLEIWIYEHFPTLAPDRTGDAAYPYAASWIGAVRMRVPLAASRRAWRVLPADEVVWRPFANAPVPASAARAHFLPGRRVFLPGVYRHMWYLGERVSLQHSSGNRFVPKDPPESMLAPDEELARLYVNARGDVVCRSWRDFVQRKGSYDDFLRRLAPPVRFVLPEEEVDPEDIPYADRVIRYENSDGE, encoded by the exons gaggtacttcgaggagaatagggatcaaaccccggctatgggctttgctggagcggtggtgggataccaccaacacttttcatatggcatggggggagatcaccattaccccttttGCGTTTTCCatgattacgggtcttcctttttctgaaaggaacgtgacctttgattcggagctgacgtggcgctcggccgctgccagggacttgctcggccctgttgttgacttgttagACGACGACACCCACtcttctgtgacggtgattaCGGACGCTATCCGTGGTGTGGGTGTGTCtgcagagcagagggttaggctattCCTCTTAGCTTTGGTGAGTAGGGTGGTGGCCCCGAgaaggaacagtcgggtgcacattagaTTCTTGTCAGTTTTGCaggacttgagagctgtttcgagctacaactggggtggtttggcatatagccacctcttgtacgagatgaagtgggcctcccggactgcgccggagAGTGAGCCGAGCAttgctgctctgtggagtgtgctggag atttggatatacgagcactttccgactttggcgccggatcgtactggagatgcggcttacccgtatgctgcctcttggataggagcggtgcgcatgagggtgcctctggctgcctcccgcagagcttggagagttctacctgctgatgag gtggtgtggcgtccttttgctaacgcgcctgtacctgcctcggctgctcgtgcccatttcttgCCTGGACGGCGGGTTTTTCTCCCAGGGGTGTATcgccacatgtggtatctgggggagcgagtgtcccttcagcacagttcGGGGAATAGgtttgtccccaaggacccaccggagtccatgctggcgccggatgaagagcttgcccggctctatgtgaaTGCTAGGGGCGATGTTGTTTGCCGTTCTTGGAGGGACTTTGTAcaaaggaagggtagctatgacgacttcctgaggaggctggctccaccagtacgctttgtactgccg gaggaggaggttgatcctgaggacattccctatgctgatagggtcatccgctatgagaactcggacggggaatag